GATATCCTTCTTGGCCTCTCTTGCATGGCGGCTCTTCTTCGCTATGCCGTAGTCCTCCAGAAGGTTGGTGATACATGCGATGTCCGCCTTTGCCGATCCTCCGAGAGACACTTCGCATACCATGACGTCGTAATCGCCCTCAGGCAGGTCGAGGAGGTACGGCGGCGCGATGCTCTTCAGTTCATCGATCCGATGTCCTTCTTTGGTGAACGGGCCTGAGCCTCTTGAGGATCTGAGATACACCTTCTTGCCGGCATTGGCCAGGATGTGCGCGATAAGATAGCAGGTACTGGTCTTCCCTTTTACTCCCGTGACCTCTATCCTGAACCTTTTGTCCTTCATGAAGCGGTTTACAGCCTGCGAATACCATATCCTATCATCGTAGGTTACATTCTCAAGGAATATGTCTGGACAATGACACGGCATCGAGACCAGGTCGTAGTGTCCTGGTGTCGGATTGCCGATGCACACTTCGGCCCCAATCTCTCTCAGATGTTCAAGCATCTCCGGAGGCGCGATCTTGTAAACATCGGCCACTGTGACCTCGTTGCCCTCATTCTTGAAGAGCGGTGCGAGCACCTGCCCCCCATGTGTCATGTCCAATAACAGTACTTTCATTCGCCCAAATACTCCCTTGCTTTTTGATCGAGCACATCCAGCAGACGCGGGTTCGATTCCACCGGGCGTGCGTAGTAAACGTTGATCTTCCTTCCGTTGACGGTTATGTCTCCGCCTTCGCTGTATGGAGGTATCCCTATCTTCTCGGGGATGTCCTTTCCCATGTGTATCCCCATCGCTATGAAGAGGGGGATGGCGATGATCCTGTCCACACCTTCCTTCTCCAGTCTATCCAGCGCGTCGGGGATGGTGGGGTCGCAGTATTCGTTGAACGCATAGCCGACGTGCTTGTATCCTCTTGCGGCGACCCTCTCCGCATTCATCTTGATCGTACGCATGTTGGAGAGCGCTTTGAACCTGGTCCCGTGACCTAGGATAAGGATTCCGCAGTCCATGTTCCCGTTGGCATCGGCGATCTTGTCGCATATGATGTCCGTAAGTGTGAAGCTTGTGTCGAACGCGGAGGCTATCGAGATGGTGACCTCCTTTCCTTTGACCAAAGCCTTTCCGGAACTGGATGTCCCCAGTCCAAGTTTCTCTGGGATCAGTTCCTTCGTCAGGGTCCCTTCTGAGATGTAGTATGGTATGGCGACTATCTCGTCCACACCCTCGTCGACCATTTGTTCCAATGCTTCTGGGATGGATGGGGAATTCACTCTGAAATATGCTTTTCCCACGTGTTCCCAGCCCCTGCATTTGAGTCTGTTCACCTGAACGTCAAGAATCTCGGTGAGATTTCCGTTCCTGGTCCCGTATCCTACGATTAGTATCCCTTTATTCACAACCGTCACATCCTGTGCAGTCTTCCAGTTTCAGTCCTCCGGAAATGTCTTCCGAACGAGAGTACACTGTTTTGGCCAACTGGCGGTATAGTCCAGCCATCTCCGAGTCGGGTTCTCCCGAGATGACTGTCGTATCGCGCTTCTCACAGGTCTGGACTGTCGGTGATCTCGGAAGTCTGAAGATGACTTCCGAATCTATGTTCCTGGCCGCTTCAGAGATGAGGTCGTCTTCGTTCTCAACTCCCCTCGAATTCTGAATCAATCCTCCGAAACGGGCATATCCGTCACGGCGGAAATCGTTGACCGCTGTGGCGATGTTGTTAGCAGCATAAAGAGACATGCGTTCCCCCGATGTTACAACGAATACGTCGCGGGCATAGCCGTTGCGGATGGGCATCGCGAATCCGCCGCATACGACATCGCCTAGGACATCATAGATGATAACATCTGGTTTGTAAACGGCCATCGCATCGAGACGGTCCAATTCCTGGAATGCGGCGATGATCCCTCTTCCGGCGCATCCGGTTCCGGGTCTGGGCCCTCCGCATTCAACACAGAGCACCCCGTGGGAACCTATGTGGACCATATCCTCCAGAGTGCGATCGCTCTTGTCGCGCATGGTGTTAAGCACAGTCTCTATGGGGCCTCCGGTCAGCATGCTCGTGGAATCAGCTTTCGGATCGCAACCGATCTGCATGACGGTAAGACCGGACTCGGCCAGGGCATCTGAGATGTTGGAAGATGTGGTGGATTTACCTATTCCGCCTTTACCATAGATGGCAATTCTGCGCATGGTTACCGAACAGTCTCTCATCTATTATTTTCTGCTGTATTCCAAGACCTTATCTGGAATCAACCTGACAGATATTCTGCGGCTCTCATGTCAAGGTAATCGGTCAGACGGTTGTCAGCTTCCACGGGACGTCCGTAGTAGACATTGATCTTCCTTCCGTTGATTGTGATGTCCCCGCCTTCGCTGTACGAGGGGATTCCGATCTGTTCGGGGATCTCGTCGCCCAGATGCAGTCCCATCGCTATGAACAAAGGCAAGGCGATGATCCTTTCCACACCCTCCTTCTCCAGTTCGTCGAGGGTGTCCTTGATGGTGGGCTCGCAGAATTCGTTGAATGTGTACTTGGTGTGAATGTATCCCATACTCTTGAGCCTCTCCGCGTTCTGCTTGATGACGCGCATATTGGCCAGGGAATCGTATCTGGTCCCGTGCCCGATGATCATGATGCCGCAGTCTGTATCTCCGCCGGCATCGGCGATCTTATCGCAGAGGATGTCAGTAAGGACCATGTTCATGCCGAAGGCGGGTGCCATGCAGATGGTGACATCTTTTCCTTTCACCTTGATGTCCGCCATATCAGAGTCCATTTTCAGTTTTTCAGGGATGAGCTGTTTTGTGAGTGTTCCTTCGGCGATATAATAGGGTATAATGACAACATTGTCAACTCCGGCATCGACCAATCTCTCCAATGCCTCTGGTATCGTGGGTGAGCTGACCCTGAAATAACCTATCTCGACGTTTTCCCAACCTCTGCATCTGAGCCTTCTGGCCTGCGTCTGGAGAATTTCTTCGAGATTGCCTTTTCTTGTACCGTACCCTGCGATTATGATTCCATTGGTCATTTGCTTTACACCTATGCTTCTGGTCGATGGCCATAATAATATTAAAACAATCGTCAAAAGTGTTACTTATTATGCTAAAATATTTTAGAAATAATACTAGGCTGAAATGATTTGAAAAGTGTAGGGGCAAGAGCCCCTTTTAGGAAGAAATCTCAGTCAAACACGGAAGTGAGATACTGAAGTTAGCAACATATACGATCTGACATTCCAGCCGATGATCGTATGTCAGACCTATGGATGATTGCGTAGTCCTCATCCACGGCATAGGATCTGTTGTAGAATGCCCTGAGATCCTTCTCCTTTCCCATAGTGAATATCCTTCCATCCGATTCCAGATTGCTGAATATCCTTTCAAGCAGATTGATGCGGATCTTCAGGATCCTCGACATACTCCTGATATTGCCGCTCCCGTATGAACGCAGGTAGCTGAGCACAGTCTCCGTCTCTTCAGGGATTGTTTTGTCCGCATTGTCCAAGGACGGCAGCTGGATGCAGAAGCTGTCAGTATCGCTCGCGATCACAGGCATGAGCCCTGTGGTGAGATAGCACCCTCTGATCAGTTCCAATCCAGTCCCTTCCAGTCTCACCAATCCCAAGCTCTTCATGAGAAGGGCGGTCTTCGTATTCCTGGGGCATGTGCTGACGATGACGTCAAAATTATCTTTCTCGATGAACCCTCCGGGAGACCTTATCGTAAGGCCTTCGTCCCTGAAGTCTATGACTATGTCACGCTCCAAAGAAGCATCGAAATGAATGACAGCATTGGCCAGTGCCTCCTCCACTGCCACACTGGGTAGACGTTTGTACTTGCTGGCCCTTCCGTACAGTTTTACAAAGGGTGTGGAATCCTTGAGTAGCTCTGCGCATTCCATCTCCTGCATGATCAAGGGTCCGAAGTATTCCTTCTCCTCCTTGTCCGTTCTCAGGATGAGATGCCATGGGCATTGATCAGCCAAAGTGAGGGCGAAGTTGTTGTAGACCTTCGGTCTGGCGTACACGCCGTCAGGGAGTGAACTCTGTCCACCTCTCTTCACGGCGAATTCGCGGTATGTTTTGAAAGTCATCTTCTGTCTCTCTGCTGGCCTGTCCTCGTAATGTTGTGACATAGGATTAATCATCCAAGTGAGGTATATGAACTATCGTTGAAGGTTTAACAAAGTTAGAATTAATGAAGAACTCTGTCAAGTGATAAATACTATCCAGAACCATCCATGATGCGGTGAATCTCATGGTAGCTTTACCGAAAGAAGTAATCGACCTGATCAACGCAAAGGAGGCAACAAAGCTCCTCGTGACCGTATCATCCGAGGGACAGCCTCAC
This genomic stretch from Thermoplasmata archaeon harbors:
- the cfbE gene encoding coenzyme F430 synthase; the protein is MKVLLLDMTHGGQVLAPLFKNEGNEVTVADVYKIAPPEMLEHLREIGAEVCIGNPTPGHYDLVSMPCHCPDIFLENVTYDDRIWYSQAVNRFMKDKRFRIEVTGVKGKTSTCYLIAHILANAGKKVYLRSSRGSGPFTKEGHRIDELKSIAPPYLLDLPEGDYDVMVCEVSLGGSAKADIACITNLLEDYGIAKKSRHAREAKKDILSEGTNIVLESEKDIWSAYGKPLRLSGKKVTVERDPVFGEPLQVSVRYKGDHEFSLKGNYLALQYIEAMDMALEVCDAMDIPADVVLKALSDFEGVPGRGEIRDMGGVRYIVERNPGISHMSVERTLKTLQAMNILDGALVIIDPVSKKVCDKLDRDLIEEVVRKYGAKLIVTPGDGTEPNIPDEVKTVVRMTKEGYQ
- a CDS encoding cobalamin biosynthesis protein CbiX, with product MNKGILIVGYGTRNGNLTEILDVQVNRLKCRGWEHVGKAYFRVNSPSIPEALEQMVDEGVDEIVAIPYYISEGTLTKELIPEKLGLGTSSSGKALVKGKEVTISIASAFDTSFTLTDIICDKIADANGNMDCGILILGHGTRFKALSNMRTIKMNAERVAARGYKHVGYAFNEYCDPTIPDALDRLEKEGVDRIIAIPLFIAMGIHMGKDIPEKIGIPPYSEGGDITVNGRKINVYYARPVESNPRLLDVLDQKAREYLGE
- a CDS encoding nitrogen fixation protein NifH, whose translation is MRRIAIYGKGGIGKSTTSSNISDALAESGLTVMQIGCDPKADSTSMLTGGPIETVLNTMRDKSDRTLEDMVHIGSHGVLCVECGGPRPGTGCAGRGIIAAFQELDRLDAMAVYKPDVIIYDVLGDVVCGGFAMPIRNGYARDVFVVTSGERMSLYAANNIATAVNDFRRDGYARFGGLIQNSRGVENEDDLISEAARNIDSEVIFRLPRSPTVQTCEKRDTTVISGEPDSEMAGLYRQLAKTVYSRSEDISGGLKLEDCTGCDGCE
- a CDS encoding cobalamin biosynthesis protein CbiX; this translates as MIAGYGTRKGNLEEILQTQARRLRCRGWENVEIGYFRVSSPTIPEALERLVDAGVDNVVIIPYYIAEGTLTKQLIPEKLKMDSDMADIKVKGKDVTICMAPAFGMNMVLTDILCDKIADAGGDTDCGIMIIGHGTRYDSLANMRVIKQNAERLKSMGYIHTKYTFNEFCEPTIKDTLDELEKEGVERIIALPLFIAMGLHLGDEIPEQIGIPSYSEGGDITINGRKINVYYGRPVEADNRLTDYLDMRAAEYLSG